Proteins from a single region of Halorubrum sp. 2020YC2:
- a CDS encoding PaaI family thioesterase, protein MDRTDIAAMDPLPDAATEFVERKLEDDHGYLSWLNTSVETIERGRVVLSIPFDDKLTNADGRTIHGGVAATLIDTAGGVAQRTTFEDPLDGGVATVNLNANYLRPADGDLRAEAEVVRAGGSIGVSEMTVTTAGNGGGAAEGDDGSDGTRSEVVVGQGSFRLFRE, encoded by the coding sequence ATGGACCGCACGGACATCGCGGCGATGGACCCGCTCCCCGACGCGGCGACGGAGTTCGTCGAGCGGAAGCTGGAAGACGATCACGGCTACCTCTCGTGGCTGAACACGTCGGTCGAGACGATCGAGCGCGGCCGCGTCGTGCTCTCTATCCCCTTCGACGACAAGCTCACGAACGCCGACGGGCGGACGATCCACGGCGGCGTCGCGGCGACCCTGATCGACACGGCCGGCGGCGTCGCGCAGCGCACGACGTTCGAGGACCCGCTCGACGGCGGCGTGGCGACCGTGAACCTCAACGCGAACTACCTCCGGCCCGCGGACGGCGACCTCCGCGCGGAGGCAGAGGTCGTCAGGGCCGGCGGCTCGATCGGCGTCAGCGAGATGACGGTCACCACCGCCGGGAACGGGGGCGGGGCGGCCGAGGGAGACGACGGGAGCGACGGGACCCGCTCCGAGGTCGTCGTCGGTCAGGGGTCGTTCCGGCTGTTCCGGGAGTAG
- a CDS encoding NAD(P)-dependent oxidoreductase, which produces MTPLYHDLSGETVVVFGGGAVGSRKARGLDEAVRVVVVSPEFDERLRPADDGTSESDGPIELVRAAPDADAVSEWIERFDPALAVAATDDAAVNAAVESAALDRGILVNRTDVSGGRDPGSVVVPATVEDDPVTVALSTGGTSPALAKALRERIEGEIEGAGEMAALSGEIREELKSAGIAPEKRREAVRRVVRSRGVWKGLQKGRSNGRQEADTVIEEVLNR; this is translated from the coding sequence GTGACGCCGCTGTACCACGACCTCTCGGGCGAGACGGTGGTCGTCTTCGGCGGCGGCGCCGTCGGCTCGCGGAAGGCGCGCGGGCTCGACGAGGCCGTGCGCGTCGTCGTCGTCAGCCCCGAGTTCGACGAACGGTTGCGCCCGGCTGACGACGGTACGAGCGAGTCCGACGGACCGATCGAACTGGTCCGCGCCGCGCCGGACGCCGACGCGGTCTCGGAGTGGATCGAGCGGTTCGACCCGGCGCTCGCGGTCGCCGCGACGGACGACGCGGCGGTCAACGCCGCGGTCGAGTCGGCCGCGCTCGACCGGGGGATCCTGGTCAACCGGACGGACGTCTCGGGCGGCCGCGACCCCGGGAGCGTCGTGGTGCCGGCGACCGTCGAGGACGACCCCGTGACCGTGGCGCTCTCGACGGGGGGGACCAGCCCCGCGCTCGCGAAGGCGCTCCGGGAGCGGATCGAAGGCGAGATCGAGGGGGCCGGCGAGATGGCGGCGCTCTCGGGGGAGATCCGCGAGGAGCTGAAATCGGCGGGTATCGCCCCAGAGAAGCGCCGAGAGGCGGTCCGGCGCGTCGTCAGATCGCGGGGGGTTTGGAAGGGTTTACAAAAGGGGAGATCCAACGGACGGCAAGAGGCCGACACCGTGATCGAGGAGGTACTCAATCGATGA
- a CDS encoding lipoate--protein ligase family protein: MRVYRGEFATPAADRKPTADLLASAADGVPAVRVTAPPRQVAFGRRDARESGFERAKRAARDAGFPAVERDVGGRAVAYTGATLSFGVAVPTGDGRGSIDSRYEVATEALRGALRGLGADVVRGEPPAAFCPGDHSLRVAGEANATDDGKIAGLAQRVRADAALVAGVLVVSADDPGPIARVTDPVYDALDVPFDPDSVGSVADAGGPGDPDAVARAVEDAFVEGAWGDGEREIVRVDGGDA; encoded by the coding sequence ATGCGCGTGTACAGGGGCGAGTTCGCCACGCCCGCCGCGGACCGGAAGCCGACCGCAGACCTGCTCGCCTCGGCCGCGGACGGGGTTCCGGCCGTGCGCGTCACCGCGCCACCCCGGCAGGTCGCGTTCGGTCGTCGAGACGCCCGCGAGTCCGGATTCGAGCGGGCGAAGCGGGCGGCTCGCGACGCCGGATTCCCCGCCGTCGAGCGCGACGTCGGCGGCCGGGCGGTCGCGTACACCGGGGCGACGCTCTCGTTCGGCGTCGCGGTGCCGACCGGGGACGGGCGCGGGTCGATCGACTCGCGGTACGAGGTCGCGACCGAGGCGCTGCGCGGCGCGCTCCGGGGGCTCGGCGCCGACGTGGTCCGGGGAGAGCCGCCGGCCGCGTTCTGTCCCGGCGACCACTCGCTCCGGGTCGCGGGCGAAGCGAACGCAACGGACGACGGCAAGATAGCGGGGCTCGCCCAGCGCGTCCGCGCCGACGCGGCGCTCGTCGCGGGCGTCCTCGTCGTCTCGGCGGACGACCCCGGCCCGATAGCGCGGGTCACCGACCCCGTCTACGACGCGCTCGACGTCCCCTTCGACCCCGACTCGGTCGGGAGCGTCGCGGACGCGGGCGGTCCGGGCGACCCGGACGCCGTCGCTCGCGCGGTCGAGGACGCGTTCGTCGAGGGCGCGTGGGGCGACGGCGAGCGGGAGATCGTGCGCGTCGACGGGGGAGACGCCTGA
- a CDS encoding PHP domain-containing protein — translation MSRVTVSIDPHVHSEGSYDGHEPVELILEHAAEIGLDAVVITDHDVIRESKHAAELASEYGLIGIPGVEVSTAHGHLLAIGVDRMPPRGRPYAETVRRIHEQGGVAVVPHPFQRSRHGVRQRNIPTPAPADESTRGDREPEPSPERADSVAETDGVGEFGAVEEVDAIEVFNAWLFTGYRNRRARRFAAEHGYPGIAASDAHHLQYVGRAFTELEIAGRESAAAVTAADVLTAIRRGTTTVDGRRAPIRMAAKHYVGAAGRRSAYYARTGASRGARATERTARDALTAAKVAALQSAHRTRRLLSWFA, via the coding sequence GTGTCCCGCGTCACCGTCAGCATCGACCCGCACGTCCACTCCGAGGGGAGCTACGACGGCCACGAGCCGGTCGAGCTGATTCTCGAACACGCGGCCGAGATCGGGCTTGACGCCGTCGTCATCACCGACCACGACGTGATCCGGGAGTCGAAACACGCCGCGGAGCTCGCCTCCGAGTACGGGCTGATCGGCATCCCCGGCGTCGAGGTGTCGACCGCGCACGGCCACCTGCTGGCGATCGGCGTCGACCGGATGCCGCCGCGCGGCCGCCCGTACGCCGAGACGGTCCGCCGGATCCACGAGCAGGGCGGCGTCGCGGTCGTCCCCCACCCGTTCCAGCGCTCGCGCCACGGCGTCCGCCAGCGCAACATTCCGACGCCCGCCCCGGCCGACGAGTCGACGAGGGGGGACCGGGAGCCCGAACCGTCCCCGGAACGGGCCGATTCGGTCGCGGAGACCGACGGCGTCGGGGAGTTCGGCGCGGTCGAGGAGGTCGACGCGATAGAGGTGTTCAACGCCTGGCTGTTCACCGGGTACCGGAACCGGCGCGCGCGTCGGTTCGCGGCCGAGCACGGCTACCCGGGGATCGCCGCCAGCGACGCCCACCACCTCCAGTACGTCGGGCGCGCGTTCACGGAACTGGAGATAGCGGGCCGGGAGTCGGCGGCCGCGGTCACCGCCGCCGACGTGCTGACGGCGATCCGCCGCGGCACGACGACCGTCGACGGCCGGCGCGCGCCGATCCGGATGGCCGCGAAACACTACGTCGGCGCGGCCGGGCGTCGGTCGGCGTACTACGCCCGGACCGGCGCGTCTCGGGGCGCTCGGGCCACCGAGCGGACGGCCCGCGACGCGCTCACGGCCGCGAAGGTCGCGGCCCTCCAGTCGGCCCACCGCACCCGCCGGCTCCTCTCCTGGTTCGCCTGA
- the glp gene encoding gephyrin-like molybdotransferase Glp — protein MSHDRRESGFKRRTRVADARATLLDAVTPHDREESVPVAAADGRVVAEPIDAPAPVPGYDRAAMDGYAVRASDTFGAGDRSPAVLAAKPVEADAVAPGEAARVHTGSAVPEGADAVVMIEQVESVGDDVEVFDAVAAGENVGEAGEDVAAGQRLYEPGHVLRPSDVGLLRSVGLDRVAVREPPEVAVIPTGEELVESDPGPGEVIETNGLTVSRLVERWGGAARYRDVVTDDPDALREAVESDLDADVVVTTGGSSVGERDLIPEVVDGLGEVLVHGVALKPGHPVCLGRAEGTPIVSLPGYPVACIVNAAQFLRPAMKRAGGTDAEPFPTRRATLARKVASEPGVRTFARVTLSPPDEDDDESNDGLPTATPTRASGSGILSSVALADGWVVVPEPREGLDAGEAVDVELWEANR, from the coding sequence ATGAGCCACGACAGACGCGAGTCCGGGTTCAAGCGACGGACCCGGGTCGCGGACGCGAGGGCGACGCTCCTCGACGCCGTCACGCCCCACGACCGAGAGGAATCGGTCCCGGTCGCGGCGGCCGACGGCCGCGTCGTCGCCGAACCGATCGACGCGCCCGCCCCGGTACCGGGGTACGACCGCGCCGCGATGGACGGGTACGCGGTCCGCGCGAGCGACACCTTCGGTGCGGGCGACCGCTCGCCCGCGGTCCTCGCGGCGAAGCCGGTCGAGGCGGACGCGGTCGCGCCCGGCGAGGCGGCCCGCGTCCACACCGGCAGCGCGGTGCCCGAGGGCGCGGACGCGGTCGTGATGATCGAGCAGGTCGAGTCGGTCGGAGACGACGTCGAGGTGTTCGACGCGGTCGCGGCCGGCGAGAACGTCGGCGAGGCCGGCGAGGACGTCGCGGCCGGCCAGCGGCTCTACGAGCCGGGCCACGTCCTGCGGCCGTCCGACGTCGGCCTGCTGCGCTCGGTCGGTCTCGACCGCGTCGCGGTCCGCGAGCCGCCCGAGGTCGCCGTGATCCCGACCGGCGAGGAGTTGGTCGAGTCCGACCCCGGCCCCGGCGAGGTGATCGAGACGAACGGGCTCACCGTCTCGCGGCTCGTCGAGCGCTGGGGCGGCGCGGCGCGCTACCGCGACGTCGTCACCGACGACCCCGACGCGCTGCGCGAGGCGGTGGAGTCCGACCTCGACGCCGACGTGGTCGTCACCACCGGCGGCTCCTCCGTCGGCGAGCGGGACCTGATCCCCGAAGTCGTCGACGGCCTCGGGGAGGTGCTCGTCCACGGCGTCGCGCTGAAGCCCGGCCACCCGGTGTGTCTCGGACGGGCGGAGGGGACGCCGATCGTCTCGCTCCCGGGCTACCCGGTCGCGTGCATCGTCAACGCGGCGCAGTTCCTCCGCCCTGCGATGAAGCGGGCCGGTGGGACCGACGCGGAGCCGTTCCCGACGCGGCGCGCGACGCTCGCCCGGAAGGTCGCGAGCGAACCGGGCGTGCGGACGTTCGCCCGGGTGACGCTCAGTCCCCCCGACGAAGACGACGACGAGAGCAACGACGGCCTCCCGACCGCGACGCCGACCCGCGCGAGCGGCTCCGGAATCCTCTCCAGCGTCGCGCTCGCGGACGGCTGGGTCGTCGTCCCGGAGCCGCGGGAGGGGCTCGACGCGGGCGAGGCAGTCGACGTGGAGCTGTGGGAGGCAAACCGATGA
- a CDS encoding 30S ribosomal protein S6e, translating to MAEFKVVVADPETGETFQREVDGQDANRFLGRELGDEIGGDAVGLSEHTIELTGGSDETGRPMREDVSGTRLKELLLEGGVGFEPSREGERKRITVRGREVDDDVAQINASVVDGDGDVAAAFGEGDADDADE from the coding sequence ATGGCCGAATTCAAAGTCGTCGTCGCCGACCCCGAGACCGGCGAGACGTTCCAGCGAGAGGTCGACGGACAGGACGCCAACCGATTCCTCGGTCGCGAACTCGGCGACGAGATCGGCGGCGACGCCGTCGGGCTCTCAGAGCACACGATCGAACTCACTGGCGGCTCCGACGAGACCGGGCGCCCGATGCGCGAGGACGTCTCCGGCACCCGCCTGAAGGAGCTCCTCCTCGAAGGCGGCGTCGGCTTCGAGCCGTCCCGCGAGGGCGAGCGCAAGCGCATCACCGTCCGCGGCCGCGAGGTCGACGACGATGTCGCGCAGATCAACGCGAGCGTCGTCGACGGCGACGGCGACGTGGCGGCCGCGTTCGGCGAGGGCGACGCGGACGACGCCGACGAGTAA
- a CDS encoding permease produces MSEADADNVLMEYYRRYVGDPERTIDVYGGFGLFFAGIALGVIGVVVFLYSATLDPTALSTFAVREVAAVAGAVGLPALLFGTVVLLPVDRRMLYLASAGVAITLAGTGAFVWAYPYNWNVVGNPDYSAQVVAVYTVGLVAVIGATGGALVAHRVERATGGAAAGGASAAEAGDGTGASAGGEAGSGAAGGGEEVTDEAVRADIERELDDAELTWGGVERSETRRLELNTSAVDDVDVDTEKLAGSATETRTTSGTVNDAVSELEGLQGGEAKTDSGQGTDDQAAKLRELREQQRKEADEADEDGSVVDKIKGLFG; encoded by the coding sequence ATGAGCGAAGCGGACGCCGACAACGTCCTCATGGAGTACTACCGGCGGTACGTCGGTGACCCGGAGCGGACGATCGACGTGTACGGCGGGTTCGGGCTGTTCTTCGCCGGCATCGCCCTCGGGGTGATCGGGGTCGTCGTGTTCCTCTACAGCGCGACGCTCGACCCGACCGCGCTCTCGACGTTCGCGGTCCGCGAGGTCGCGGCCGTCGCCGGCGCGGTCGGGCTCCCCGCGCTGCTGTTCGGCACCGTCGTCCTCCTGCCCGTCGACCGCCGAATGCTGTACCTCGCGAGCGCCGGAGTCGCGATCACCCTCGCCGGTACCGGCGCGTTCGTCTGGGCGTACCCGTACAACTGGAACGTCGTCGGCAACCCCGACTACAGCGCGCAGGTCGTCGCCGTCTACACCGTCGGGCTGGTTGCGGTCATCGGCGCGACCGGCGGCGCGCTGGTCGCCCACCGCGTCGAGCGCGCGACGGGCGGCGCGGCCGCGGGCGGTGCGAGCGCGGCCGAAGCCGGTGACGGCACCGGCGCGAGCGCCGGCGGCGAGGCGGGTTCGGGGGCGGCCGGCGGCGGCGAGGAAGTCACCGACGAGGCGGTCCGCGCCGACATCGAGCGCGAACTGGACGACGCGGAGCTGACGTGGGGCGGCGTCGAGCGCTCCGAGACGCGCCGGCTGGAGCTGAACACCAGCGCGGTCGACGACGTCGACGTCGACACCGAGAAGCTCGCGGGATCGGCCACCGAGACGCGGACGACCTCCGGGACGGTCAACGACGCCGTCTCTGAGCTGGAGGGCCTCCAGGGCGGCGAGGCGAAGACCGACAGCGGGCAGGGGACCGACGACCAGGCCGCGAAGCTCCGCGAACTGCGCGAACAGCAGCGGAAGGAGGCCGATGAGGCCGATGAAGATGGCTCGGTCGTCGACAAGATCAAGGGGCTGTTCGGTTGA
- a CDS encoding nucleoside deaminase, with product MADENAPGDPVAADLPSDATDREYVDRAIDLAEAAVAAGDTPFGALLVVDGEVVREARNETRTGDDVAAHPELTLARWAARELDADELSACTMYASTEPCPMCATAVHYAGIDRVVFGVDGEALGDLSGGVVPIPCEEVIRRAGGETTVEGPIAVDAAMRVHESFYGEP from the coding sequence ATGGCAGACGAGAACGCGCCGGGAGACCCGGTCGCGGCCGACCTTCCGTCCGACGCGACCGACCGCGAGTACGTGGACCGAGCGATCGACTTGGCCGAGGCCGCCGTCGCGGCCGGCGACACGCCGTTCGGCGCGCTGCTCGTCGTCGACGGCGAGGTCGTCCGCGAGGCGCGAAACGAGACGCGGACCGGCGACGACGTCGCCGCGCACCCAGAGCTGACGCTCGCGCGGTGGGCCGCGCGCGAGCTGGACGCCGACGAGCTTTCGGCCTGTACGATGTACGCCAGCACGGAGCCGTGCCCCATGTGCGCGACGGCGGTCCACTACGCCGGGATCGACCGGGTCGTCTTCGGCGTCGACGGCGAGGCGCTCGGCGACCTCTCCGGCGGGGTGGTGCCGATCCCCTGCGAGGAGGTGATCCGACGCGCCGGCGGCGAGACGACCGTCGAGGGACCGATCGCCGTCGACGCGGCGATGCGCGTCCACGAGTCCTTTTACGGCGAGCCGTGA
- a CDS encoding Lrp/AsnC family transcriptional regulator — protein MQEVDADLTALDRAIINAFQGGFPVAERPFDAAAAALRERGVDVTGPELCERVRELDEEGILSRFGALVNAEEIGGAASLVAMHAPEDRYEEVAETVNEFTAVAHNYEREHPHLNMWFVVSVADHPDPDKDGSDRVEEVLEEIEATTGQETYNLPKLREFHVGAKFLVDGPVPEGDVDLSDLGPEVTPSDRGTLTPDERDLVVEIQGGLPVTETPYADVAAAIGADVDWVIETVKRFEREGKVRRVGVIPNHYALGYTENGMTVWDVPEDALDEVGPAVAGLDFVTHCYERPRHAGVWEYNFFAMTHGRTEAESERRIAEVRELMDEHWDVGADDWDTLFSTRILKKTGIRIADRADSNTA, from the coding sequence ATGCAAGAGGTCGACGCGGATCTGACGGCGCTCGACCGCGCGATCATCAACGCGTTCCAGGGCGGCTTCCCGGTCGCGGAGCGCCCCTTCGACGCGGCGGCGGCCGCGCTCCGCGAGCGCGGCGTCGACGTGACGGGCCCGGAGCTCTGCGAGCGCGTGCGCGAACTCGACGAGGAGGGAATCCTCTCGCGGTTCGGCGCGCTCGTCAACGCGGAGGAGATCGGCGGGGCGGCGTCGCTCGTGGCGATGCACGCGCCCGAGGACCGCTACGAGGAGGTCGCGGAGACGGTCAACGAGTTCACCGCGGTCGCGCACAACTACGAGCGGGAACACCCCCATCTCAACATGTGGTTCGTGGTGAGCGTCGCGGACCACCCGGACCCGGACAAAGACGGGAGCGACCGCGTCGAGGAGGTGCTCGAAGAGATCGAGGCCACGACCGGGCAAGAGACGTACAACCTCCCGAAGCTCCGCGAGTTCCACGTCGGCGCGAAGTTCCTCGTCGACGGGCCGGTCCCCGAGGGAGACGTGGACCTCTCGGACCTCGGTCCCGAGGTGACGCCGAGCGACCGCGGGACGCTCACGCCCGACGAGCGCGACCTCGTGGTCGAAATTCAGGGCGGGCTGCCGGTGACGGAGACGCCGTACGCGGACGTGGCGGCCGCGATCGGCGCCGACGTCGACTGGGTTATCGAGACGGTGAAGCGGTTCGAGCGGGAGGGGAAGGTGCGCCGCGTCGGCGTCATCCCGAACCACTACGCGCTCGGCTACACGGAGAACGGGATGACGGTCTGGGACGTCCCCGAGGACGCGCTCGACGAGGTGGGTCCCGCGGTGGCGGGGCTGGACTTCGTCACCCACTGCTACGAGCGCCCGCGACACGCGGGCGTCTGGGAGTACAACTTCTTCGCGATGACGCACGGCCGCACGGAGGCGGAGAGCGAGCGCCGGATCGCGGAGGTGCGGGAGCTGATGGACGAGCACTGGGACGTCGGCGCCGACGACTGGGACACCCTGTTCTCGACGCGCATCCTGAAGAAGACCGGTATCCGCATCGCGGACCGGGCGGACAGCAACACGGCGTGA
- a CDS encoding histidine kinase N-terminal 7TM domain-containing protein codes for MSDLGALPVQAYLTACLLAGGVGLWLGRVAWRERDEPGGIEVALYLLCGGGISLLYALRIAAPGEVAMTVALNLATPLVGALPVLWTLFAFAFTGHDRWRTENRIVALATPAFVWVLLAWSSGTHGLARDAVTPVTDGPFTLLGYGLGPVGGAYVLLAYALCVAGALLVVDLYERTGNRYRLQTFVVLLGTLFPFLAGVATFVDLGSYAHLSWLPTAFVIHGVFLYGTVFWLGTLDAAVVARDTAVEVMQDPVIVSGSDGRIRDLNPAAEALLSPDAVGSSLSEAFPRLEDGAEHPVVVGDRRFDIQENPITDPRGTDRGHVFLLRDVTERERRQTELERREAELERQNERLEEFAGVVSHDLRNPLAAASAAVELARQRGDDPDGALERAANAHDRMDDMIEGLLALATAGETVDDLDRVSLDGTVRRVWSRLETADATLAVEGDATALADRDRLEQLISNLFRNAIDHASDDVAVTVTVTVGGGEVTLAVGDDGPGIPPAERERVTERGVSLGGGTGLGLAIVGDIVEAHGWGLSVVESDAGGARFVIEGMEAAEP; via the coding sequence ATGAGCGACCTCGGCGCGCTGCCGGTCCAAGCGTACCTGACCGCCTGCCTGCTGGCGGGGGGCGTCGGACTCTGGCTCGGCCGGGTCGCGTGGCGGGAGCGCGACGAGCCGGGCGGGATCGAGGTCGCGCTCTACCTGCTGTGCGGCGGCGGCATCTCCCTCCTGTACGCCCTCCGCATCGCCGCGCCCGGGGAGGTCGCGATGACGGTCGCGCTCAACCTGGCGACGCCGCTGGTCGGCGCGCTGCCCGTGCTCTGGACCCTCTTCGCCTTCGCATTCACGGGCCACGACCGCTGGCGGACGGAGAACCGGATCGTCGCGCTCGCGACGCCCGCCTTCGTCTGGGTGCTGCTCGCGTGGTCGAGCGGGACCCACGGGCTGGCACGGGACGCGGTGACCCCCGTCACCGACGGGCCGTTCACGCTGCTCGGCTACGGGCTGGGCCCGGTCGGGGGCGCGTACGTCCTCCTCGCGTACGCGCTGTGCGTCGCGGGCGCGCTCCTCGTCGTGGACCTCTACGAGCGGACCGGGAACCGGTACCGGCTTCAGACGTTCGTGGTGCTGCTCGGCACGCTGTTCCCGTTCCTGGCCGGCGTGGCGACGTTCGTCGACCTCGGGAGCTACGCGCACCTCTCGTGGCTGCCGACCGCGTTCGTGATCCACGGCGTGTTCCTCTACGGCACCGTCTTCTGGCTCGGCACCCTCGACGCGGCGGTCGTCGCGCGCGACACCGCCGTCGAGGTGATGCAGGACCCGGTGATCGTCTCCGGTTCGGACGGCCGGATCCGCGACCTCAACCCGGCCGCCGAGGCGCTCCTCTCGCCGGACGCGGTCGGCTCGTCGCTGTCCGAGGCGTTCCCGCGGCTGGAGGACGGCGCCGAACACCCGGTGGTCGTCGGGGACCGCCGGTTCGACATCCAAGAGAACCCGATAACCGACCCGCGCGGGACCGACCGCGGCCACGTCTTCCTGCTCCGCGACGTGACCGAACGGGAGCGGCGACAGACGGAGCTCGAACGCCGAGAGGCGGAGCTGGAGCGGCAGAACGAGCGGTTAGAGGAGTTCGCCGGCGTGGTCTCGCACGACCTGCGGAACCCCCTCGCCGCCGCGTCAGCGGCCGTCGAGTTGGCCCGTCAGCGCGGCGACGACCCGGACGGCGCCTTAGAGCGGGCCGCGAACGCCCACGACCGGATGGACGACATGATCGAGGGGTTGCTCGCGCTGGCGACGGCGGGGGAGACGGTCGACGACCTCGACCGCGTCTCGCTCGACGGGACGGTCAGGCGCGTCTGGTCGCGGCTGGAGACCGCGGACGCGACGCTGGCCGTCGAGGGCGACGCGACCGCGCTGGCCGACCGCGACCGACTCGAACAGCTGATCTCGAACCTGTTCCGCAACGCGATCGACCACGCGAGCGACGACGTCGCGGTCACAGTCACCGTCACGGTCGGCGGCGGCGAGGTGACGCTCGCGGTCGGGGACGACGGCCCGGGGATCCCGCCGGCGGAGCGCGAGCGCGTCACCGAGCGCGGCGTGTCGCTCGGCGGCGGCACCGGCCTGGGGCTGGCGATCGTCGGCGACATCGTCGAGGCCCACGGCTGGGGCCTCTCGGTCGTCGAGTCCGACGCGGGCGGCGCGCGGTTCGTGATCGAGGGAATGGAGGCGGCGGAGCCGTGA
- a CDS encoding molybdopterin biosynthesis protein, which translates to MSDRKEFRDLATPEAAREAIASLDLSPAPEAVPLREARGRVLAERVDASIDVPGFDRASMDGYAVRARDTFGADEADPVELDLVGAVHAGAAPDVTVEPGTCAEISTGAVMPEGADAVVMVERTDEVGGSDDAGDDPSRIAVRTSVAPGDHVMTAGTDIAAGARALGPGTRLTPREIGLLSALGVDEVPVEGRPRVGIVSTGDELVRPGEELDPERGEIYDVNSTTIAAGVEEAGGEPVLYPHAGDDYDEMERLLRRAADECDLVCSSGSTSASAVDVIYRVIEARGELLLHGVAVKPGKPMLVGRLDRTGDSGPDGDRPGESAYIGLPGYPVSALTIFRTFVAPAIREAAGRPEPATATVEGRMGVGERYGEGRMRLMPVGLLDLADGDRPLVYPVDKGSGATTSLVEADGVVAVDPDTEYLDAGETVSVDLFSPDVRPPTLLGVGEDDPALNRLLDRLDDPRYLAVGSREGLRRLRDGVPDVAVTAGPTDRDADAEELGGWSREWGLVVPEGNPDGVTGLADLVDRDLRFRNRPTVSGLRRSLDAALDDVAGDRDADRRALAERIDGYERTAKAFESPVRAVVAGDADAGLGLRETADRLGCGFVSLGEQSVVVRAASDRADRGPVAALAAELAGEGSEGDAPDGPSAFCAVLDDLSGYSRNSRNDP; encoded by the coding sequence ATGAGCGACCGCAAGGAGTTCCGCGACCTCGCGACCCCCGAGGCCGCCCGCGAGGCGATCGCGTCGCTCGACCTCTCACCGGCGCCGGAGGCGGTCCCGCTGCGAGAGGCCCGCGGGCGCGTCCTCGCGGAGCGGGTCGACGCCTCGATTGACGTGCCCGGCTTCGACCGCGCCTCGATGGACGGGTACGCCGTGCGGGCGCGCGACACCTTCGGCGCCGACGAGGCCGACCCCGTCGAACTCGACCTCGTCGGCGCGGTCCACGCCGGCGCGGCGCCCGACGTGACCGTCGAGCCCGGGACCTGCGCGGAGATATCGACGGGCGCGGTGATGCCGGAGGGCGCGGACGCGGTCGTGATGGTCGAGCGGACGGACGAGGTCGGGGGGAGCGACGACGCCGGCGACGACCCCTCTCGCATCGCGGTCCGGACCTCGGTCGCGCCGGGCGACCACGTGATGACCGCGGGGACCGACATCGCCGCCGGCGCCCGCGCGCTCGGTCCCGGCACGCGGCTGACGCCCCGCGAGATCGGCCTGCTCTCGGCGCTCGGCGTCGACGAGGTCCCGGTCGAGGGCCGCCCGCGCGTCGGGATCGTCTCGACGGGCGACGAGCTGGTCCGGCCGGGCGAGGAGCTCGACCCGGAGCGCGGCGAGATATACGACGTGAACTCGACGACGATCGCCGCGGGCGTCGAGGAGGCGGGCGGCGAGCCCGTCCTCTACCCGCACGCCGGCGACGACTACGACGAGATGGAGCGGCTGCTCCGCCGGGCGGCCGACGAGTGCGACCTCGTGTGCTCCTCCGGGTCGACCTCGGCCAGCGCGGTCGACGTGATCTACCGCGTGATCGAGGCGCGCGGCGAACTGCTCCTCCACGGCGTCGCGGTCAAGCCCGGCAAGCCGATGCTCGTCGGGCGGCTCGACCGAACCGGAGATAGCGGTCCGGACGGCGATCGACCCGGCGAGTCGGCCTACATCGGCCTCCCCGGCTACCCGGTGTCCGCCCTGACCATCTTCCGGACGTTCGTCGCGCCCGCGATCCGCGAGGCGGCCGGCCGGCCCGAGCCGGCGACGGCGACCGTCGAGGGGCGGATGGGCGTCGGTGAGCGCTACGGCGAGGGCCGCATGCGGCTGATGCCGGTCGGCTTACTCGATCTGGCTGACGGCGACCGCCCGCTCGTCTACCCGGTCGACAAGGGGTCGGGCGCGACGACGAGCCTCGTCGAGGCGGACGGCGTCGTCGCGGTCGACCCGGACACGGAGTACCTCGACGCCGGCGAGACGGTCTCCGTCGACCTGTTCTCGCCCGACGTGCGCCCGCCGACGCTGCTCGGCGTCGGAGAGGACGACCCCGCGCTCAACCGCCTGCTCGACCGGCTCGACGACCCGCGGTACCTCGCCGTCGGCTCGCGCGAGGGGCTCCGCCGGCTCCGCGACGGCGTCCCCGACGTGGCCGTCACCGCCGGTCCGACCGACCGCGACGCCGACGCCGAGGAACTCGGCGGCTGGAGCCGCGAGTGGGGCCTCGTCGTCCCGGAGGGCAACCCCGACGGGGTGACGGGGCTCGCGGATCTCGTCGACCGCGACCTCCGCTTCCGGAACCGCCCGACCGTCTCGGGGCTCCGTCGCAGCCTCGACGCGGCGCTCGACGACGTCGCGGGCGACCGCGACGCCGACCGCCGCGCGCTCGCGGAGCGGATCGACGGCTACGAGCGCACGGCGAAGGCGTTCGAGAGCCCGGTCCGCGCGGTCGTCGCCGGCGACGCGGACGCCGGGCTCGGCCTCCGCGAGACCGCGGACCGGCTCGGCTGCGGGTTCGTCTCGCTTGGCGAGCAGTCCGTCGTCGTTCGCGCCGCCTCGGACCGCGCCGACCGCGGGCCGGTCGCGGCGCTGGCGGCCGAGCTGGCCGGTGAGGGCTCTGAGGGCGACGCTCCGGACGGTCCCTCCGCCTTCTGCGCGGTCCTCGACGACCTCTCGGGCTACTCCCGGAACAGCCGGAACGACCCCTGA